From the Saccharomonospora marina XMU15 genome, the window CTGGAGCTCACCGGAGTCGGTCACGGCGACGTGTGCGCTCGACGGCCGGTCGCCCTGCTGCCCTCCCCTGACGGCGATACCCAGCCCCCGGTCCCGCACCGCGGCGAAGGCGTCCTCGTCGGTGAGGTCGTCGCCCGCGTACACCGGCAGCACCCGGCCCGCGTCGTCGCTGAGCCGGTCCAGCAACCACCACAGCGCTGTGCCCTTGTCCCAGTCGATGTCGGGCCGAAGCTCGGCCACCTTGCGCCCGCCGGTGATCCTGACCCCGGGCCGGTCCCCGGCCTCGCGCACCGCGGCGAGCACCTCGGCGACGCTGTCCGGTTCGACGTTGCGGTAGTGCACCGCCACGGCGAAACGCTTGTCCTCCACCAACGCACCGGGCACGGTCGCGAGCCGGTCGCGCAGCGCACCTGCGGACTCGGCGAGGACGGGAAGCGCGTCCCGTGCCGCCTCGTACTCGAAGTGCTCGCCGTTCGGCCCGTCGATCTCGAAACCGTGGCAGCCCGCGTACCAGATTCCCGGCAGGTCCACGCGATCGCGTACGTCCGCGAGGGCACGCCCGCTTACCACGGCCACCGGACAGCACCGGGCGAGCCGCCGCAGCACCGGCGCCAGCCCCTCGGCGAGCACGGCATCGGCCGGAACCGGCACGATCTCGGACAGGGTCCCGTCGAAGTCGCAGAACACTGCCGGGTCCCTGCCACGCAGCACGCCCGCGGCAGCGTCCCAGGACCGCAGTGCGTGCGGAATCCGCGCCAGCGTCTCGGCGCGCGGACGCAGGCGCACCTCGGCCAGATCCGGCACCACCGCGTCGGCGCCGAGGCGCCGCAGCGCCTCGGCGTGTCCGGTGCCCTCGGTGCGGTCCACGCCGACCACGAGCGCGAAACCGCCGCGACGGCCCGCGGCGACCCCCGCCTCGGCGTCCTCCACAACCACGGTGTGCGCCGGGTGCGCGCCCACTCGCCTGGCCGCCTCCAGCAGCACGGCCGGATCGGGTTTGCCCGGCAACCCCAACTCGGCGGCCACCACCCCGTCGACCCGGACGTCGAACAACTCGCCCAGCCCCGCGGCCCGCAGTACCGGGCCGCAGTTACGGCTGGCCGAGAACACGGCCGTGCCGATTCCCGAATCCTGCAGGCGTCGCACCAGGGCGACGCTTGAGTCGAACACGCGCACCCCGTCGGTGCGCAGCCGCTGGTGGAAGTAGCGGTTCTTGCGGTTGCCCAGGCCGCACACCGTCTCGGCGTCATCGGGGTCAGCTGGATCTCCCCACGGCAGCGGGTGGCCGCGGGAACGCAGGAAGGCGTCGACGCCGTCGTAGCGGGGTCTGCCGTCCACGAACCGGCGATAGTCGTCCTCGGTGAACGGGGAGCTCTCGGCCGCGCTGCCGGGCGGCAACCGCGCCAGGTAGTCGTCGAACAGCTTCTTCCATGCGGCGAAGTGCACCGATGCGGTGTCGGTGATCACCCCGTCCAGATCGAACAACACCGCGTGATGCAGTCCGGCGTCGACGGTCACCGACATCGGCTCTCCTGTCGTGGCTTCCCTGTCCTGGGCGGTCCCTCGGCGGATATCTCAGCGCACCGTGGCGGATTCGCCGACCATGGCGAGCGCTTGGCGGACCAGTTGCTGGGCGTAGCCCCATTCGTTGTCGTACCAGGCCATCACCTTCACCAGGTCACCGTCGGTGACCGTGGTCAGCGTGAGGTCGACGATCGTCGCGCGCGGGTCGGCGATCACATCGGCCGACACGATCGGCTCCTCGCTCACACCGAGCACGCCGCTGTAGCGCTCACTCGCTGCTTCGGCGCGGAACAGCTCGTTGAGCTGCCCGGCGTCGGTGGGCCGCTCGGTGAGGCAGACGATGTCGGCGATCGAACCGACAGCCACCGGCACCCGCAGCGCCACCCCGTCGAACCGGTCGGTCAGCGCGGGCAGCACCCGCGCGGCCGCCTCGGCCGCTCCCGTGGTGCTCGGCACGATACTCGCCGCGGCCGCCCGACCTCGCCGCCAGCGCTTGCCTGCCGGCCCGTCGACGAGGTGCTGGCTGGAGGTGTAGGCGTGCGCCGTCGACATGGTGGCCTTGCGGACACCGAGGTTGCGGCCCAGCACCTCCAGCACCGGCGCCACACAGTTGGTGGTGCAGCTCGCGCAGGAAACCAGCCGCTCGCCAGCTACCTGCTCGGAGTTGACTCCCGGCACCACCGTGGTCAACTCGTCCTTGGCGGGCGCGGACAGGATCGCCCTGCGCGCTCCGGCGTCGAGATGCTTGACGACGTCGACGGTCCTGCGGAACGCGCCCGTGCACTCGAAGACCAGATCGATGTCGAGGTCCTGCCACGGCAGCCGAGCCGGGTCGGGCTCGTTGACCACGGTGATTCGCTTACCCTGCGTGAGAATGGCCGAGTCGGACACCTCGATGCCGGACTCCGCGCGGCCGTAGACGGTGTCGTAGCGCAGCAGGTAGGCCAGATTGTCGGCGGAGGCGATGTCGTTGACCGCCACGGGCTCCAGTGCGGGCTCGGCGAGCACGGACCGTAGCGTGGCACGGCCGATGCGGCCGAGGCCGTTGATCGCGACCCTCGCGGGCATGGCCACCTCCCGATCACCGCTTCCGTTCGCCCCCGCGCGCTCACGGCGGCCGGGCGAACCCGCCCGATCGCGATGCTCACTCATGCGGTGAGGCCGGCCAAAGGGACGTTCGGCCCGAGACG encodes:
- the gap gene encoding type I glyceraldehyde-3-phosphate dehydrogenase, whose product is MSEHRDRAGSPGRRERAGANGSGDREVAMPARVAINGLGRIGRATLRSVLAEPALEPVAVNDIASADNLAYLLRYDTVYGRAESGIEVSDSAILTQGKRITVVNEPDPARLPWQDLDIDLVFECTGAFRRTVDVVKHLDAGARRAILSAPAKDELTTVVPGVNSEQVAGERLVSCASCTTNCVAPVLEVLGRNLGVRKATMSTAHAYTSSQHLVDGPAGKRWRRGRAAAASIVPSTTGAAEAAARVLPALTDRFDGVALRVPVAVGSIADIVCLTERPTDAGQLNELFRAEAASERYSGVLGVSEEPIVSADVIADPRATIVDLTLTTVTDGDLVKVMAWYDNEWGYAQQLVRQALAMVGESATVR
- the otsB gene encoding trehalose-phosphatase, with the protein product MSVTVDAGLHHAVLFDLDGVITDTASVHFAAWKKLFDDYLARLPPGSAAESSPFTEDDYRRFVDGRPRYDGVDAFLRSRGHPLPWGDPADPDDAETVCGLGNRKNRYFHQRLRTDGVRVFDSSVALVRRLQDSGIGTAVFSASRNCGPVLRAAGLGELFDVRVDGVVAAELGLPGKPDPAVLLEAARRVGAHPAHTVVVEDAEAGVAAGRRGGFALVVGVDRTEGTGHAEALRRLGADAVVPDLAEVRLRPRAETLARIPHALRSWDAAAGVLRGRDPAVFCDFDGTLSEIVPVPADAVLAEGLAPVLRRLARCCPVAVVSGRALADVRDRVDLPGIWYAGCHGFEIDGPNGEHFEYEAARDALPVLAESAGALRDRLATVPGALVEDKRFAVAVHYRNVEPDSVAEVLAAVREAGDRPGVRITGGRKVAELRPDIDWDKGTALWWLLDRLSDDAGRVLPVYAGDDLTDEDAFAAVRDRGLGIAVRGGQQGDRPSSAHVAVTDSGELQAVLTRVAELAESRGTGR